The DNA region CGGCGATTCGACATTGCGATCGCGGGCGGCGGGCCGGCTGGATCGGCGGCGGCGTGGCAAGCAGCACAGGCCGGCGCACGAGTGGTCGTGCTGGACAAGGCCGAGTTCCCGCGTGACAAGCCGTGCGGTGACGGACTGACCGCGCGCGCGGTGAGCTACTTGCAGAAAATGGGCCTCGGTCGTGAGGTTGACCAGTTCCACCGGGTGAACCGGGTCACCGTCTTCAGTCCGAGCCGGTGGGAGCTGTCCTTCCCCAAGCGTCCCGGCATGCCCGATCACGGGCACACGGTCAGCCGCACCCAGCTGGACGCGCTGTTGCTCAAACACGCCGAGTCGGCCGGGGCGACCATCCGGCAGTCGGCGGAGGTCGCCCGCCCCGAGCTCGATGACGCGGGTCGGGTGGCCGGGGTGGCACTCAAGAACGGCGAGAAGGTCCTCGCCGACGCGGTGATCGCGGCCGACGGCGCCTACTCCCCCATCAAACGGGCGCTGAACATCGACTCGCAGTACCGGGGCTATTCGGCGATTGCGATCCGGGCCGAGATGCCGCTCGGCCGACCGGATTCCGACAGTCTCGACATCTATCTCAAGCTTCGGTTCGGAGACGATCAGCTGCCCGGCTACGGCTGGGTGTTCCCCATGGGCGAAGGTCGGTTCAACATCGGCCTGGGCTACGTCAACAGCTATCGAAACTGGCAGTCCATCAACGCAACTCAGTTTCTGGGCGAGTTCCTGCGCACGTTGCCGCCGGAGTGGGGGCTGCCCGACATCGCCGAACTGAAGAAGAACAAGAGTGTGCGCGCCTGGCGGTTGCCGATGGGCTTCACGACGTGGCCGCCGTGGCGGCCCGGGGTGCTGTTCGCCGGGGATGCCCTTGGTGCGGGCAAGCCCGCCTCCGGTGCCGGGATCTCCAAGGCGCTGGAATCCGGTTTGACCGCGGGCGAATGCGCGGTGGCCGCGTTGACCAACGGCGGCCCCGACGATTTCACCAACTACGCCCAACGCATGGACGCGGCGTGGGGTTCGGAGTACCGGCGCGGGCGCCTCGTGCACCGACTGCTGGGCCACCCCGTCATCGCCGACGCCGGCCTGAAGGCGATCGACAATGCGTTCTTCCGTG from Mycolicibacterium sp. MU0053 includes:
- a CDS encoding NAD(P)/FAD-dependent oxidoreductase translates to MTRRFDIAIAGGGPAGSAAAWQAAQAGARVVVLDKAEFPRDKPCGDGLTARAVSYLQKMGLGREVDQFHRVNRVTVFSPSRWELSFPKRPGMPDHGHTVSRTQLDALLLKHAESAGATIRQSAEVARPELDDAGRVAGVALKNGEKVLADAVIAADGAYSPIKRALNIDSQYRGYSAIAIRAEMPLGRPDSDSLDIYLKLRFGDDQLPGYGWVFPMGEGRFNIGLGYVNSYRNWQSINATQFLGEFLRTLPPEWGLPDIAELKKNKSVRAWRLPMGFTTWPPWRPGVLFAGDALGAGKPASGAGISKALESGLTAGECAVAALTNGGPDDFTNYAQRMDAAWGSEYRRGRLVHRLLGHPVIADAGLKAIDNAFFRDRLLKALYKKAQGPQHSY